In Nisaea acidiphila, the DNA window CTTCGTCGAAGGGTTTGCCGACCACCTGGAGCGAGATTGGCAAGCCGTCTGAGGTGAAGCCGCAGCAGACGGACATGGCCGGGCTGCCGGTCACGTTGAACGGCACGGTCATGTAACCCGAGAGCGCCAGCGGATCGTTCGGCTGGGCATCGAAACGACCGGCCGGAAGCGAGGTCGCGGGCGCGATCACGGCATCGTACCTGCCGAACATCTCGGCATTGAACTGCATGGTCATCTCGCGGCGCATGCGCAGGGCCTCGACATAGTCGGACCCGCGCACGAAGGCACCGGCCATCAGCCGTTCGCGTGTCGGCCTGCCGTAGAGCTCCGGGCGTTCCTGCAGGTCCTTCTCGTGGATCGCGTAGCATTCCGAGAGGATGATCATCCGGCCGCAGGCATGAAAGATCTCGTGCGATGGCAGGGTGACCTCTTCGACCGTCGCGCCGTCGGCGCGAAGCGTGTCCAGCGCCTCCCTGAGTGCCGCGCGGATCTCCGGATGGGTATGCTCGTCCTCGTCGAGCCAGTTTGCGACATAACCGATATTAAGGCCCTTCACGCCATCCTTGAGGCCCGCGCTGTAGTCGGAGACCGGAACGTCGGCAGAGGCGGGGTCGAGGGGATCGAACCCGGCCATTGCCTGCAGCGAGATCGCGGAATCCTCGACGTTCCAGCTGAGCGGGCCGCAATGGTCCATGGTGAAGGAGAGCGGGAAGACGCCACGCCGGCTGACCCGCCCGTAGGTCGGCTTGATGCCGACCGTGCCGCAATAGGCCGCCGGACCGCGGATCGAGCCACCTGTGTCGGAGCCGAGTGCCATCCGGGCCATTCCCGCGGCGACGGCGGCGCCGGAGCCGGAGGAGGAACCGCCCGGCACATGCTCGATATTCCAGGGATTTCGAGCCGGCGGGAAAAGCGTCTCCTCGCTCGGTCCGCCAGTGGCGAATTCGATGGTGGCGCATTTGCCGAGCAGCACGGCGCCGCCGTCGAGCAGTTTCTGTACCGAATGGGCGTTGCTCTCGGGAACCACGTCCGGCCGCAGTTTCGACTGGCAGGAGGTCAGGATGCCCGCGGTGTCGTAGATATCCTTGGCGCCGAACGGAATACCGTGCATCGGGCCGAGGTCGGTGCCGGCCATCAGCTCTTCCTCGGCCTTCTGCGCGCGTTCCAGCGCTAGCTCGGCTGTGACCGTATTGAAGGCCCTGACGGTTCCGTTGAGCTCGGAAATGCGGTCCAGCGCATCCTTCGTTGCCTCCACCGGCGAGAGGGAGCGGTCGCGGTAGGCCTTTCCGAGCTCTGCGATGGAGAGTTCCTTGATGTCTGACATGGCGGGGCTCCTACCGGCTCTCGATCACGCGCGTGATCGTCTCGAGGAAGTAGGCGTTCGAGGGCTCCAGCGTTGCCGGGCGCGGCCGGTTACGGACCATCTCCGACCATTCCAGAACATTCCTGTAAGTGTTGAGCATGGTGTCTTCGCGATCCGCCGGGATCTTCAGTCCGGCGCGCGTGATCACGGCGTCGTATTGCTGCTTTATCGCTGCATCGTCCATCGGTGAAGCCTCGTTCTGCCTTGTTTCTTTCGAAAAAGGCTATCAAAGCTTCAAATTGGATACAATCTGAGGGCTGTGTCTATTTTGG includes these proteins:
- a CDS encoding amidase; the protein is MSDIKELSIAELGKAYRDRSLSPVEATKDALDRISELNGTVRAFNTVTAELALERAQKAEEELMAGTDLGPMHGIPFGAKDIYDTAGILTSCQSKLRPDVVPESNAHSVQKLLDGGAVLLGKCATIEFATGGPSEETLFPPARNPWNIEHVPGGSSSGSGAAVAAGMARMALGSDTGGSIRGPAAYCGTVGIKPTYGRVSRRGVFPLSFTMDHCGPLSWNVEDSAISLQAMAGFDPLDPASADVPVSDYSAGLKDGVKGLNIGYVANWLDEDEHTHPEIRAALREALDTLRADGATVEEVTLPSHEIFHACGRMIILSECYAIHEKDLQERPELYGRPTRERLMAGAFVRGSDYVEALRMRREMTMQFNAEMFGRYDAVIAPATSLPAGRFDAQPNDPLALSGYMTVPFNVTGSPAMSVCCGFTSDGLPISLQVVGKPFDEAMVFRVGAAYERASDWRSRRPPLSADGALAAE